The Linepithema humile isolate Giens D197 chromosome 7, Lhum_UNIL_v1.0, whole genome shotgun sequence genome has a window encoding:
- the LOC105673632 gene encoding zinc metalloproteinase nas-13-like isoform X1: protein MSNRSSSIFAWILLVLATLTTAWPTLRRRDVFDNAVDSPDGLIAHLQHLGESLFRLPDNDTGLKVAQWHEGMNVNPEELGNYVEGDILFPSVFGRNGLKSDTARWPNGIVPFMISPYFNAQQQRLIYDAMDDYHKYTCIRFKPYTGEENDYIRITAGNTGCWSSVGRIGGRQDVNLQVPGCVTKKGTVIHELMHAVGFLHEQSRYERDSYVYIQWQNIMNGHSGNFEKASRETTDAFGVGYDYSSVMHYSSTAFSKNGQPTIVPREQPGGILDLIGGIFQGNAKVELGQREGFSKRDIQKIRRMYRCSKRRRSQY from the exons atgtCGAATCGATCGTCGAGCATTTTCGCGTGGATTCTACTCGTCCTGGCAACGTTAACAACGGCGTGGCCGACGCTCCGTCGTCGCGACGTCTTCGATAACGCCGTAGACAGTCCTGACGGACTGATCGCGCATCTGCAGCATCTCGGCGAATCGCTCTTCAGATTGCCGGACAACGACACCGGATTAAAGGTCGCGCAGTGGCACGAGGGTATGAACGTAAATCCCGAGGAATTAGGCAACTACGTGGAGGGTGACATCCTGTTTCCGTCCGTTTTCGGAAGGAACGGTCTCAAGTCGGACACCGCGCGGTGGCCTAACGGCATTGTTCCTTTTATGATCAGTCCTTATTTTA ATGCACAGCAGCAGAGACTCATATATGACGCGATGGACGACTATCACAAATATACGTGCATCAGATTCAAGCCGTACACGGGCGAGGAAAACGATTATATCAGGATTACGGCGGGCAATACTGGATGCTGGAGCAGCGTGGGCAGAATTGGCGGTCGACAAGATGTAAATCTTCAGGTTCCCGGCTGCGTGACGAAAAAGGGCACCGTGATACACGAACTGATGCATGCCGTCGGTTTTCTGCACGAGCAGAGCAGATACGAGCGAGATAGCTACGTGTACATTCAATGGCAGAATATTATGAACG GTCACAGTGGCAATTTCGAGAAAGCCTCCAGGGAAACCACCGACGCTTTCGGTGTCGGTTACGATTATAGTAGTGTGATGCACTACTCATCGACGGCATTTTCCAAGAATGGTCAACCTACTATAGTGCCCAGA GAACAACCCGGTGGCATTTTGGATCTTATTGGTGGAATCTTCCAGGGTAACGCCAAAGTTGAACTCGGGCAGAGAGAAGGCTTCAGCAAAAGGGACATTCAGAAAATCAGGAGAATGTACAGGTGCAGCAAACGTAGGCGTAGTCAGTACTGA
- the LOC105673632 gene encoding zinc metalloproteinase nas-4-like isoform X2 yields the protein MSNRSSSIFAWILLVLATLTTAWPTLRRRDVFDNAVDSPDGLIAHLQHLGESLFRLPDNDTGLKVAQWHEGMNVNPEELGNYVEGDILFPSVFGRNGLKSDTARWPNGIVPFMISPYFNAQQQRLIYDAMDDYHKYTCIRFKPYTGEENDYIRITAGNTGCWSSVGRIGGRQDVNLQVPGCVTKKGTVIHELMHAVGFLHEQSRYERDSYVYIQWQNIMNGHSGNFEKASRETTDAFGVGYDYSSVMHYSSTAFSKNGQPTIVPRGNAKVELGQREGFSKRDIQKIRRMYRCSKRRRSQY from the exons atgtCGAATCGATCGTCGAGCATTTTCGCGTGGATTCTACTCGTCCTGGCAACGTTAACAACGGCGTGGCCGACGCTCCGTCGTCGCGACGTCTTCGATAACGCCGTAGACAGTCCTGACGGACTGATCGCGCATCTGCAGCATCTCGGCGAATCGCTCTTCAGATTGCCGGACAACGACACCGGATTAAAGGTCGCGCAGTGGCACGAGGGTATGAACGTAAATCCCGAGGAATTAGGCAACTACGTGGAGGGTGACATCCTGTTTCCGTCCGTTTTCGGAAGGAACGGTCTCAAGTCGGACACCGCGCGGTGGCCTAACGGCATTGTTCCTTTTATGATCAGTCCTTATTTTA ATGCACAGCAGCAGAGACTCATATATGACGCGATGGACGACTATCACAAATATACGTGCATCAGATTCAAGCCGTACACGGGCGAGGAAAACGATTATATCAGGATTACGGCGGGCAATACTGGATGCTGGAGCAGCGTGGGCAGAATTGGCGGTCGACAAGATGTAAATCTTCAGGTTCCCGGCTGCGTGACGAAAAAGGGCACCGTGATACACGAACTGATGCATGCCGTCGGTTTTCTGCACGAGCAGAGCAGATACGAGCGAGATAGCTACGTGTACATTCAATGGCAGAATATTATGAACG GTCACAGTGGCAATTTCGAGAAAGCCTCCAGGGAAACCACCGACGCTTTCGGTGTCGGTTACGATTATAGTAGTGTGATGCACTACTCATCGACGGCATTTTCCAAGAATGGTCAACCTACTATAGTGCCCAGA GGTAACGCCAAAGTTGAACTCGGGCAGAGAGAAGGCTTCAGCAAAAGGGACATTCAGAAAATCAGGAGAATGTACAGGTGCAGCAAACGTAGGCGTAGTCAGTACTGA
- the LOC105673481 gene encoding CXXC-type zinc finger protein 1-like has product MADKRQHNLSKEEIAKQFMLPERKSKIATLLKQDGQAYCICRSSDSSRFMIGCDACEEWYHGDCINITEKDAKHIKQFFCVRCREEDPTLITRYKPRRTDQDDRKHKKYEKERGYRYEYDAPYDPSVEKKSSKRCGECTGCLRTENCGKCDACRHLKKFGPSTRLKLRCIQRTCRVLGDPLKPSKSLNKGTKSIKKRKRDSSNERNDHLEPPRHCYGPACTKQSRPGSKYCSDDCGLKLATSRIYQVLPQRIQEWSLTACIAEQNNRRALESVRKQQHDVRRILQELEKRHVELDRIVERAKHATIDPQAEVDDNDDTESSMYCITCGHEIHSRTAIKHMEKCFNKYESQASFGSIFKTRIEGQVMFCDFYNPGNRTYCKRLRVLCPEHCKDPKIGDTEVCGCPLVTNVFDVTGEFCRAPKKSCVKHYMWEKLRRAEIDMERVRQWLKIDELVEQERQIRSNMATRAGVLALMLHSTYNHELMEQMTQEQSREQLQAMEEELQRRYGLHQKEQCMEQ; this is encoded by the exons ATGGCTGATAAAAGACAACATAATTTATCg aaaGAAGAAATAGCCAAGCAGTTTATGCTGCCAGaaagaaaaagcaaaattgCAACATTATTGAAACAAGATGGCCAGGCATATTGTATTTGTAGAAGTTCTGACAGTTCCCGTTTTATGAT agGATGTGATGCCTGTGAAGAGTGGTACCATGGTGATTGCATAAACATAACTGAAAAAGATGCAAaacatattaaacaatttttctgtGTT CGCTGTAGAGAAGAAGATCCCACTTTGATAACACGATACAAACCGCGTAGGACTGATCAAGATGACAGgaagcataaaaaatatgagaagGAAAGAGGATATCGATACGAATATGATGCACCTTATGATCCtagtgtagaaaaaaagtccTCAAAACGTTGCGGAGAATGTACAGGATGTCTACGTACAGAAAATTGTGGAAAATGTGACGCCTGCAG ACATCTGAAAAAATTCGGGCCTTCAACGCGACTAAAGCTCAGATGTATACAACGGACCTGTCGTGTATTGGGAGATCCGTTGAAACCTTCCAAGAGTCTTAATAAAGGAACAAAGTCGATCAAGAAGCGGAAGAGAGATTCGAGTAATGAGAGAAACGATCACTTGGAGCCGCCACGACACTGCTATGGACCCGCATGCACGAAACAATCACGGCCTGGCAGTAAATATTGTTCGGACGATTGCGGGTTAAAGCTGGCGACGAGTAGGATCTATCAGGTGCTACCACAGCGGATACAGGAATGGTCATTGACGGCGTGCATTGCTGAACAGAACAACAGGCGTGCCCTGGAATCGGTTAGAAAGCAACAACATGATGTCCGCAGGATATTGCAAGAACTGGAAAAAAGACACGTCGAGCTGGATCGCATCGTCGAGCGTGCGAAGCACGCGACTATCGATCCACAAGCAGAGGTGGATGACAATGACGATACGGAAAGTAGCATGTATTGTATCACGTGTGGCCACGAGATCCATTCGAGAACTGCTATTAAACATATGGAAAAGTGTTTCAATAag TACGAATCACAAGCGTCCTTCGGTTCAATCTTTAAAACGCGCATCGAAGGCCAGGTGATGTTCTGCGACTTTTATAATCCTGGGAACAGGACCTACTGCAAGCGACTTCGTGTCCTCTGTCCGGAGCACTGCAAGGATCCGAAAATCGGCGACACTGAAGTATGCGGTTGCCCATTGGTTACGAATGTGTTCGATGTTACGGGCGAATTCTGTCGCGCACCCAAAAAAAGCTGCGTGAAACATTACATGTGGGAGAAGTTGCGACGAGCGGAGATCGACATGGAGAGGGTGAGACAGTGGCTGAAGATCGACGAGCTCGTAGAGCAAGAGAGACAGATCCGTTCGAATATGGCGACGCGAGCCGGAGTACTGGCTTTAATGTTACACTCCACCTACAATCACGAATTGATGGAGCAAATGACGCAGGAACAAAGTAGAGAGCAATTGCAGGCGATGGAGGAAGAGCTGCAAAGAAGATACGGTTTACATCAGAAGGAGCAATGCATGGAgcagtga